The genomic DNA CTATACATGCTGATAATTCGTAAATGCTAAATTATTCTGTCATTACGATTCATTAGTAATACCAATAAAATAAACGATGATTAAACAGTATAACCAATAACCAGATGTGCAACACAATGTAATGTATTATGTCTCCTCTTGTTCATTGTATTCCAAAATCACTTGATTACTTGACTGGAAAAACTGCAAGAGCATTTTTTATTTGACTGACATCTTGTGGTTGAATGTCAAGGACGTTAATTCAAGAAAAGCTTTTTGATAACATGTTGTGTCCAAGCTTTTGCCTAAACAGATTTTGTTGGATCTTATGTGATGGCAGAGGGCCATGTTTAAATGGTTCTTTGCAAAATTTCTAAACATAAAGTTTTTAATAAAATCACAAGCAGCACATGAAATAAGAGCAGGAAATACGATAGCATCGTAACCTCATCCAGTTGTAAGACAATAACCTTCCAATTTAAATTTATTAACATTCTATACATACGCAATACCAGTTAAAAGCTGTTATCGGATAGATTTAATACACAAGCAACACCAGTCAGAAGCTGATATTATAGCAAGAGTAATAAAATCCTCAACCTACATTACTGAAATGCAAAGCGAAGAAAAGGATCACTGAGATTATAGAAGCAAAGTCAAAGTCGGTTCCAGAAACACCGGACACATTGAAGCAGCATATCACTTAAAGAACTTGTGCTTGTGTTTTCCAATCATTCCATGGCCACCCTTCCAGCGCTTTCCAAACTTCCCATGCTTAAATTTACCGTGCTTGAACTTTCCATGATGTCCATAGTACCCATGATGCCCCATATGCCCATGTGTCAGATGGTGAGCTCCATAAGCAGCGGCGGCGGCGGCAGCACCTCCGGCTAATACTCCACCCATGCCAATTCCATGTCCTGGAAAAGGTCAAGAATTTCACAACTAAACATCAACATGATACATCATATTTAGCTTTAAAAAAAATGACGGGTAATGAAAAAGGTTACTGAACGGAAGCATATCCCCCATGGCCCCTTGTCACATACTTCGATTTACAGGGTCCGTATCGCGCAGATGAAACATATGTTTCAACAAATCATAAAATAGAAGAGGACAACACAAAACTACATTAATTTAGTTTAGTTTGATTTAGGAGGTTAAGTAAGCTAATAATATGGGATGATGGTGGACAAAAAAGGGTACAATTTAAGGCTAACTAATCTAATAATACGGGATGGTGGTGTTTAACAAATATATCGACTTAATTTTCAATCAATCAAGCACTTGCTACCATACAATATATTAATAAGTATGAACCAATAGGTATTTAACGAGCAAATCTACCTGAATGATGTGGAGCAGGATAACCTGCTGGTGGATATCCAGCCGGGGGATAACCTTGTGGTGGATAGCCACCTGAGGGAGGGTATCCAGCTGGTGGGTATCCCTGAGGAGGGTATCCAGCTGGTGGGTATCCTTGCGGAGGGTATCCAGCTGGTGGGTATCCTTGTGGTGGGTATCCATGAGGAGGATATCCCCCATGAGGGTAGTGCCCCTGGTGTCCAACAGCATATCCAGCAAGAGATGAAAACAGACCCTTGTCTTTGTCTTGGTCTTTGTTACTATGATCTCCACCGTCCATTCTGCTTAAATGCAAGTTTCAACTGCAAAAAATTGTGAATCAGAGGGCGTGGGAATAAGATACAAGTTTTAGATAAGATAGCAGCCAGATGGGGACTAAAGCTTTCTAAAAAATGTAGTATCATTCATAACACACACATCGAGAAATAACCAGACAAGTGGTTCCATGTTTCAGATTAAGGTTAATATTGTTAAAACTCACAGTTGGTATTAAGACAGAGCTAGCTCTTGTAATTAAAGAGAATGTACACTATCATGCCTTGTTTACTTCTAGTCATCACAACATTCGCTAACAGTCATTATTACAGGTGATGCAGTATGAAGAGTGAATCGATAAGTCAGTATTAAAACAAAACAGAAAAGGAAGGGGGCCAATGCTTAAAACTTAGGAGGCGTTTGGATGCACCATGGGAATGAGAATGGAGGATATGGGAATGAGGTTAATGAGAATGAGAATGGAGGGTATGGGAATGAGGGTAAATGAGAATGTGAATGAAATGGAAACCCAGGGGAATGGTGGGTTTGATTTACCATCAAACCCACCAAGAGGGAATAGAGTTCTCATTCCCCACCGGTAATCCCAACATTATCACTTGGGTTTAAGATTCTGATTCCCATTAACCGGATACATTAACCATCAACCAAACACCCCCTTAACGGTTCATTGCGATCATAATTCATAGCTAAAGCAATATAAAAAAAACTGAATCTGAATATCATAATTATAGCACTAGTCAGAATGTGCAGCTTCTTTCAAATATTTTAGTATTATTTCCTCTTAATGACGTTATAAAGAAGTTCTTGTGATCTAATCAGTTGTTAATTACTGTATCAAAATTTCATATCCTCTCCGGCAAATCTACAACATATTCCATCTTTTTTATAAACAAACAAGATTAAACAAAAACTAATACGTGTTCCCCCTCTTTTTCTGAATTAACAAAATTAAATATTCTCCGGGAAACTCGAAAAATCCAAACAATAATTTCATGTTCATTAGTATTCCAACCGAAACTCCATTCATGATAAATAATCAAGAAATTTGTACATACACGCGGATAAAGAACAATTTGCTCTACACCTTTATAAATTACAATTACTATGCACAACACATATCTATTGCATATTTGACACATAAGAGATCAAGAATCAAGAAATAAAAACGATGggttttataaaaattaaaatcttGCATGTAATAAGCCC from Apium graveolens cultivar Ventura chromosome 5, ASM990537v1, whole genome shotgun sequence includes the following:
- the LOC141724279 gene encoding glycine-rich protein A3; this translates as MDGGDHSNKDQDKDKGLFSSLAGYAVGHQGHYPHGGYPPHGYPPQGYPPAGYPPQGYPPAGYPPQGYPPAGYPPSGGYPPQGYPPAGYPPAGYPAPHHSGHGIGMGGVLAGGAAAAAAAYGAHHLTHGHMGHHGYYGHHGKFKHGKFKHGKFGKRWKGGHGMIGKHKHKFFK